Proteins from a single region of Arctopsyche grandis isolate Sample6627 chromosome 1, ASM5162203v2, whole genome shotgun sequence:
- the LOC143911524 gene encoding uncharacterized protein LOC143911524 isoform X19 has translation MIIEIAGGREIYSQSRTKAIRKGRHAGINQRSIHQRGAKHRGDKDTYDSIYINETNLNHRRDSRDTVSPALLPSSFPVQHSPPTRDKKISTTIPIQPSPSPPPIESPPPLTPPDEVQGSKGSPIAVTAGGELVVFDDIGDSWQSLRLDLENSEPDIDNGIQRTVTVENSVDPIIPVHNNNGNTGKSSPMEDHSDETSDGSCSSEEHDGGLGNGVQENDVGNGARVARVIGGVPIAEYAESPRRYGPPRPGFPQRVLSGSSPSPPLAAPPCLAPSSMTFDYLYEFSETRKVLEEFFKCPKSNDIDHDTGTLDDINDFQDLDYELRRHQKRTDDDIILGDGDVGEPEDGDIEDGDERADSRNAGSWYVGQRLAKPRVPAHTMQDSPQTRHNHTNFLGLQQDCDPYEPEVNLVELSVGTGSSGSGSRERRGGGMGGTVQGTIGVPTQQPPHRFTLSPETTDCDSNCGDLDSEVSLMLMENEIGANNNCNSIRVVPCMPVLEDGLSSGHASDVDNNSRAPPPPAPAPSIVSAPPPLTHATESTEDQVSKPQIIVENGVKSDVPALSDVDLNNLDPLASRWSMAPPPPAPEAHRGGISVGMIGNEAPACAAALRDIRLALRRARALPPASVRAPEPTPPTLWLPRRRDTSRESVESTERKPASGDDDEADTDLETDRLLGQQRTDDQGFYDEKDKDSKKKGKNKEVLIEGVLFRARYLGSTQLVCEGQPTKATRMLQAEEAVSRIKDTNACVQATNQHLIHNTVSSAYDGVYGQCGTGAGEEMGNGEVSSAPPISHSSGPTGTVFRLAFLGSVEVDEEGSGRRRRKRLKKNMVEEAVTKIKAPEGESQPSTEVDLFISTEKIMVLNTDLKEIMMDHALRTISYIADIGDLVVLMARRRFVPHELDDPPKVNRTPKMICHVFESEEAQFIAQSIGQAFQVAYMEFLKANGIEDHSFVKEMDYQEVLNSQEIFGDELQMFAKKEMQKEVVVPKAKGEILGVVIVESGWGSMLPTVVIANLAPSGAAARCGQLNIGDQIIAINGVSLVGLPLSTCQTYIKNSKNQTVVKLTVVPCAPVVEVKIKRPDTKYQLGFSVQNGVICSLLRGGIAERGGVRVGHRIIEINNQSVVAVPHERIVNLLATSVGEILMKTMPTSMFRLLTGQENPVYI, from the exons gataattgaAATTGCCGGAGGTCGTGAGATTTACTCACAGAGTAGAACTAAAGCAATACGGAAAGGTCGACATGCTGGAATCAATCAACGCTCTATCCACCAAAGAGGAGCGAAGCATCGGGGCGACAAAGATACATATgatagtatttatataaatgag ACCAATTTGAATCATCGCAGAGATTCAAGAGATACTGTTTCTCCAGCCCTACTGCCATCCAGTTTTCCTGTACAGCACTCTCCCCCTACTcgtgataaaaaaatatctacaacTATTCCAATACAACCATCGCCGTCTCCACCTCCAATAGAATCTCCACCTCCTCTTACACCTCCAGATGAAGTGCAAGGGTCAAAAGGAAGCCCCATTGCCGTAACAGCTGGAGGAGAATTGGTTGTTTTCGATGACATCGGTGACAGTTGGCAAA GTTTAAGACTTGACTTAGAAAATAGTGAACCCGACATAGACAATGGCATTCAAAGAACAGTCACTGTCGAAAATAGCGTCGATCCAATAATTCCTGTACACAATAACAACGGAAATACGGGAAAATCGTCTCCGATGGAAGATCACAGCGATGAAACGAGCGACGGCAGTTGTAGTAGTGAGGAGCATGATGGTGGACTTGGCAACGGTGTTCAAGAGAATGATGTAGGAAATGGCGCTAGAGTTGCAAGAGTAATCGGAGGTGTACCGATAGCTGAATATGCTGAGTCACCTAGAAGATATGGCCCACCaagaccaggatttcctcaG CGAGTTTTATCTGGTAGTAGTCCATCACCGCCACTTGCAGCTCCACCATGTCTTGCACCATCATCTATGACTTTcgattatttatatgaattttctgAAACTAGGAAAGTCTTAGAAGAATTTTTTAAGTGTCCAAAATCTAATGATATAGACCATGATACTGGTACTCTTGACGATATAAATGATTTTCAG GATTTAGATTACGAACTTCGCCGTCACCAAAAGCGAActgatgatgatataattttgGGCGATGGTGATGTCGGTGAACCTGAAGATGGTGATATAGAAGATGGGGATGAGAGAGCAGACTCTCGAAATGCTGGAAGTTGGTATGTAGGGCAACGCCTTGCTAAACCACGTGTCCCCGCTCATACTATGCAAGATTCACCTCAAACTCGTCACAACCATACAAATTTTTTAGGCTTACAG CAAGATTGTGATCCATATGAACCAGAAGTTAATTTAGTAGAATTATCAGTTGGGACAGGATCGAGTGGTTCAGGTTCGAGAGAAAGACGAGGTGGTGGTATGGGTGGAACAGTGCAGGGAACCATTGGAGTACCCACTCAGCAACCACCTCATCGTTTCACTCTGTCACCTGAAACTACGGATTGCGATTCAAATTGTGGCGATCTCGATAGTGAAGTATCATTGATGCTTATGGAAAATGAAATAG GTGCTAATAATAACTGTAACTCAATACGTGTTGTGCCATGCATGCCCGTACTTGAAGATGGACTTAGCAGTGGTCATGCTTCTGATGTTGACAACAATTCGCGTGCACCTCCACCTCCAGCTCCAGCGCCTTCCATCGTATCAGCTCCTCCCCCATTGACCCATGCAACAGAATCTACAGAAGATCAG gtGTCGAAACCTCAAATTATCGTCGAAAATGGAGTAAAATCAGATGTGCCGGCTCTTTCAGACGTCGATTTAAATAACCTCGATCCACTTG ctAGTAGATGGTCTATGGCACCACCTCCCCCAGCACCAGAAGCTCATCGCGGAGGCATTAGTGTGGGAATGATAGGAAATGAAGCGCCGGCTTGTGCTGCTGCTCTTAGAGATATTCGCTTGGCATTGCGAAGAGCTCGTGCCCTTCCACCTGCATCAGTTCGTGCTCCTGAACCAACCCCACCCACTTTATGGCTACCGag AAGACGAGACACCTCGAGAGAAAGTGTTGAATCAACTGAACGTAAACCGGCAAGTGGCGATGacg ATGAGGCTGACACAGATTTGGAAACTGATAGGCTACTGGGCCAACAGAGAACTGATGATCAAGGTTTCTATGACGAAAAG GATAAAGACAGcaaaaagaaaggaaaaaataaagaag TGTTAATAGAAGGAGTGTTATTCAGAGCGCGATATCTTGGCTCAACACAACTTGTATGTGAAGGACAACCGACAAAAGCAACTCGCATGCTGCAGGCTGAAGAAGCAGTAAGTCGAATCAAG GATACAAACGCATGCGTTCAGGCAACCAATCAGCACCTGATACACAACACGGTGTCGTCTGCTTATGATGGGGTATATGGACAGTGCGGTACCGGCGCTGGTGAAGAAATGGGAAATGGAGAAGTGTCATCAGCTCCTCCAATCTCCCATTCGTCTGGTCCCACTGGAACCGTATTCCGTCTTGCTTTCTTGGGCTCTGTGGAGGTGGACGAGGAAGGCAGCGGCCGACGCCGCCGCAAGAGACTAAAAAAGAATATGGTCGAAGAGGCCGTCACCAAAATAAAG GCTCCCGAAGGTGAATCGCAACCTAGTACTGAAGTAGATTTGTTTATTTCGACTGAAAAGATTATGGTGCTCAATACGGACTTAAAAGAAATAATGATGGACCACGCATTGCGCACCATATCTTATATTGCCGATATCGGCGACTTGGTAGTTTTGATGGCGAGGAGGCGTTTCGTACCGCACGAACTAGATGATCCACCTAAAGTTAATCGAACTCCGAAGATGATCTGTCATGTGTTTGAAAGTGAAGAG GCCCAATTCATTGCTCAATCAATAGGACAAGCGTTTCAAGTGGCTTATATGGAATTTTTAAAAGCAAATGGAATCGAAGATCACAGTTTCGTTAAAGAAATGGATTATCAAGAAGTATTGAATAGTCAAGAAATATTCGGTGACGAATTGCAAATGTTTGCTAAGAAGGAAATGCAAAAAGAGGTCGTAGTACCGAAAGCTAAAGGAGAGATTTTAGGAGTCGTCATAGTAGAATCTGGATGGGGATCTATGTTACCGACTGTAGTCATTGCAAATCTAGCTCCATCTGGTGCCGCTGCTCGCTGTGGACAGCTTAACATAG GAGACCAAATAATAGCCATAAATGGAGTCAGTCTGGTTGGATTGCCCCTTTCGACTtgtcaaacatacataaaaaattcaaaaaatcaaaCTGTCGTTAAATTGACCGTGGTGCCTTGCGCTCCCGTGGTGGAGGTGAAGATTAAAAGGCCCGATACTAAATATCAACTTGGTTTCAGCGTACAAAATGGCGTG ATATGCAGTCTTCTTAGAGGTGGTATTGCCGAAAGAGGAGGCGTTCGGGTTGGTCATAGAATTATAGAAATTAACAATCAAAGTGTGGTTGCTGTACCACACGAGCGGATTGTCAACTTATTGGCAACTTCAGTCGGAGAG ATCTTGATGAAAACCATGCCGACATCAATGTTCCGCCTCCTAACGGGCCAAGAAAATCCAGTGTACATTTAA
- the LOC143911524 gene encoding uncharacterized protein LOC143911524 isoform X7, protein MASGAAEEAPRGPSTAEHITRLFPKCRPRSDHNLNNTRRHDDRIIEIAGGREIYSQSRTKAIRKGRHAGINQRSIHQRGAKHRGDKDTYDSIYINETNLNHRRDSRDTVSPALLPSSFPVQHSPPTRDKKISTTIPIQPSPSPPPIESPPPLTPPDEVQGSKGSPIAVTAGGELVVFDDIGDSWQSLRLDLENSEPDIDNGIQRTVTVENSVDPIIPVHNNNGNTGKSSPMEDHSDETSDGSCSSEEHDGGLGNGVQENDVGNGARVARVIGGVPIAEYAESPRRYGPPRPGFPQRVLSGSSPSPPLAAPPCLAPSSMTFDYLYEFSETRKVLEEFFKCPKSNDIDHDTGTLDDINDFQDLDYELRRHQKRTDDDIILGDGDVGEPEDGDIEDGDERADSRNAGSWYVGQRLAKPRVPAHTMQDSPQTRHNHTNFLGLQQDCDPYEPEVNLVELSVGTGSSGSGSRERRGGGMGGTVQGTIGVPTQQPPHRFTLSPETTDCDSNCGDLDSEVSLMLMENEIGANNNCNSIRVVPCMPVLEDGLSSGHASDVDNNSRAPPPPAPAPSIVSAPPPLTHATESTEDQVSKPQIIVENGVKSDVPALSDVDLNNLDPLDFILASRWSMAPPPPAPEAHRGGISVGMIGNEAPACAAALRDIRLALRRARALPPASVRAPEPTPPTLWLPRRRDTSRESVESTERKPASGDDDEADTDLETDRLLGQQRTDDQGFYDEKDKDSKKKGKNKEVLIEGVLFRARYLGSTQLVCEGQPTKATRMLQAEEAVSRIKDTNACVQATNQHLIHNTVSSAYDGVYGQCGTGAGEEMGNGEVSSAPPISHSSGPTGTVFRLAFLGSVEVDEEGSGRRRRKRLKKNMVEEAVTKIKAPEGESQPSTEVDLFISTEKIMVLNTDLKEIMMDHALRTISYIADIGDLVVLMARRRFVPHELDDPPKVNRTPKMICHVFESEEAQFIAQSIGQAFQVAYMEFLKANGIEDHSFVKEMDYQEVLNSQEIFGDELQMFAKKEMQKEVVVPKAKGEILGVVIVESGWGSMLPTVVIANLAPSGAAARCGQLNIGDQIIAINGVSLVGLPLSTCQTYIKNSKNQTVVKLTVVPCAPVVEVKIKRPDTKYQLGFSVQNGVICSLLRGGIAERGGVRVGHRIIEINNQSVVAVPHERIVNLLATSVGEILMKTMPTSMFRLLTGQENPVYI, encoded by the exons gataattgaAATTGCCGGAGGTCGTGAGATTTACTCACAGAGTAGAACTAAAGCAATACGGAAAGGTCGACATGCTGGAATCAATCAACGCTCTATCCACCAAAGAGGAGCGAAGCATCGGGGCGACAAAGATACATATgatagtatttatataaatgag ACCAATTTGAATCATCGCAGAGATTCAAGAGATACTGTTTCTCCAGCCCTACTGCCATCCAGTTTTCCTGTACAGCACTCTCCCCCTACTcgtgataaaaaaatatctacaacTATTCCAATACAACCATCGCCGTCTCCACCTCCAATAGAATCTCCACCTCCTCTTACACCTCCAGATGAAGTGCAAGGGTCAAAAGGAAGCCCCATTGCCGTAACAGCTGGAGGAGAATTGGTTGTTTTCGATGACATCGGTGACAGTTGGCAAA GTTTAAGACTTGACTTAGAAAATAGTGAACCCGACATAGACAATGGCATTCAAAGAACAGTCACTGTCGAAAATAGCGTCGATCCAATAATTCCTGTACACAATAACAACGGAAATACGGGAAAATCGTCTCCGATGGAAGATCACAGCGATGAAACGAGCGACGGCAGTTGTAGTAGTGAGGAGCATGATGGTGGACTTGGCAACGGTGTTCAAGAGAATGATGTAGGAAATGGCGCTAGAGTTGCAAGAGTAATCGGAGGTGTACCGATAGCTGAATATGCTGAGTCACCTAGAAGATATGGCCCACCaagaccaggatttcctcaG CGAGTTTTATCTGGTAGTAGTCCATCACCGCCACTTGCAGCTCCACCATGTCTTGCACCATCATCTATGACTTTcgattatttatatgaattttctgAAACTAGGAAAGTCTTAGAAGAATTTTTTAAGTGTCCAAAATCTAATGATATAGACCATGATACTGGTACTCTTGACGATATAAATGATTTTCAG GATTTAGATTACGAACTTCGCCGTCACCAAAAGCGAActgatgatgatataattttgGGCGATGGTGATGTCGGTGAACCTGAAGATGGTGATATAGAAGATGGGGATGAGAGAGCAGACTCTCGAAATGCTGGAAGTTGGTATGTAGGGCAACGCCTTGCTAAACCACGTGTCCCCGCTCATACTATGCAAGATTCACCTCAAACTCGTCACAACCATACAAATTTTTTAGGCTTACAG CAAGATTGTGATCCATATGAACCAGAAGTTAATTTAGTAGAATTATCAGTTGGGACAGGATCGAGTGGTTCAGGTTCGAGAGAAAGACGAGGTGGTGGTATGGGTGGAACAGTGCAGGGAACCATTGGAGTACCCACTCAGCAACCACCTCATCGTTTCACTCTGTCACCTGAAACTACGGATTGCGATTCAAATTGTGGCGATCTCGATAGTGAAGTATCATTGATGCTTATGGAAAATGAAATAG GTGCTAATAATAACTGTAACTCAATACGTGTTGTGCCATGCATGCCCGTACTTGAAGATGGACTTAGCAGTGGTCATGCTTCTGATGTTGACAACAATTCGCGTGCACCTCCACCTCCAGCTCCAGCGCCTTCCATCGTATCAGCTCCTCCCCCATTGACCCATGCAACAGAATCTACAGAAGATCAG gtGTCGAAACCTCAAATTATCGTCGAAAATGGAGTAAAATCAGATGTGCCGGCTCTTTCAGACGTCGATTTAAATAACCTCGATCCACTTG attttattttagctAGTAGATGGTCTATGGCACCACCTCCCCCAGCACCAGAAGCTCATCGCGGAGGCATTAGTGTGGGAATGATAGGAAATGAAGCGCCGGCTTGTGCTGCTGCTCTTAGAGATATTCGCTTGGCATTGCGAAGAGCTCGTGCCCTTCCACCTGCATCAGTTCGTGCTCCTGAACCAACCCCACCCACTTTATGGCTACCGag AAGACGAGACACCTCGAGAGAAAGTGTTGAATCAACTGAACGTAAACCGGCAAGTGGCGATGacg ATGAGGCTGACACAGATTTGGAAACTGATAGGCTACTGGGCCAACAGAGAACTGATGATCAAGGTTTCTATGACGAAAAG GATAAAGACAGcaaaaagaaaggaaaaaataaagaag TGTTAATAGAAGGAGTGTTATTCAGAGCGCGATATCTTGGCTCAACACAACTTGTATGTGAAGGACAACCGACAAAAGCAACTCGCATGCTGCAGGCTGAAGAAGCAGTAAGTCGAATCAAG GATACAAACGCATGCGTTCAGGCAACCAATCAGCACCTGATACACAACACGGTGTCGTCTGCTTATGATGGGGTATATGGACAGTGCGGTACCGGCGCTGGTGAAGAAATGGGAAATGGAGAAGTGTCATCAGCTCCTCCAATCTCCCATTCGTCTGGTCCCACTGGAACCGTATTCCGTCTTGCTTTCTTGGGCTCTGTGGAGGTGGACGAGGAAGGCAGCGGCCGACGCCGCCGCAAGAGACTAAAAAAGAATATGGTCGAAGAGGCCGTCACCAAAATAAAG GCTCCCGAAGGTGAATCGCAACCTAGTACTGAAGTAGATTTGTTTATTTCGACTGAAAAGATTATGGTGCTCAATACGGACTTAAAAGAAATAATGATGGACCACGCATTGCGCACCATATCTTATATTGCCGATATCGGCGACTTGGTAGTTTTGATGGCGAGGAGGCGTTTCGTACCGCACGAACTAGATGATCCACCTAAAGTTAATCGAACTCCGAAGATGATCTGTCATGTGTTTGAAAGTGAAGAG GCCCAATTCATTGCTCAATCAATAGGACAAGCGTTTCAAGTGGCTTATATGGAATTTTTAAAAGCAAATGGAATCGAAGATCACAGTTTCGTTAAAGAAATGGATTATCAAGAAGTATTGAATAGTCAAGAAATATTCGGTGACGAATTGCAAATGTTTGCTAAGAAGGAAATGCAAAAAGAGGTCGTAGTACCGAAAGCTAAAGGAGAGATTTTAGGAGTCGTCATAGTAGAATCTGGATGGGGATCTATGTTACCGACTGTAGTCATTGCAAATCTAGCTCCATCTGGTGCCGCTGCTCGCTGTGGACAGCTTAACATAG GAGACCAAATAATAGCCATAAATGGAGTCAGTCTGGTTGGATTGCCCCTTTCGACTtgtcaaacatacataaaaaattcaaaaaatcaaaCTGTCGTTAAATTGACCGTGGTGCCTTGCGCTCCCGTGGTGGAGGTGAAGATTAAAAGGCCCGATACTAAATATCAACTTGGTTTCAGCGTACAAAATGGCGTG ATATGCAGTCTTCTTAGAGGTGGTATTGCCGAAAGAGGAGGCGTTCGGGTTGGTCATAGAATTATAGAAATTAACAATCAAAGTGTGGTTGCTGTACCACACGAGCGGATTGTCAACTTATTGGCAACTTCAGTCGGAGAG ATCTTGATGAAAACCATGCCGACATCAATGTTCCGCCTCCTAACGGGCCAAGAAAATCCAGTGTACATTTAA
- the LOC143911524 gene encoding uncharacterized protein LOC143911524 isoform X20 produces the protein MIIEIAGGREIYSQSRTKAIRKGRHAGINQRSIHQRGAKHRGDKDTYDSIYINETNLNHRRDSRDTVSPALLPSSFPVQHSPPTRDKKISTTIPIQPSPSPPPIESPPPLTPPDEVQGSKGSPIAVTAGGELVVFDDIGDSWQSLRLDLENSEPDIDNGIQRTVTVENSVDPIIPVHNNNGNTGKSSPMEDHSDETSDGSCSSEEHDGGLGNGVQENDVGNGARVARVIGGVPIAEYAESPRRYGPPRPGFPQRVLSGSSPSPPLAAPPCLAPSSMTFDYLYEFSETRKVLEEFFKCPKSNDIDHDTGTLDDINDFQDLDYELRRHQKRTDDDIILGDGDVGEPEDGDIEDGDERADSRNAGSWYVGQRLAKPRVPAHTMQDSPQTRHNHTNFLGLQQDCDPYEPEVNLVELSVGTGSSGSGSRERRGGGMGGTVQGTIGVPTQQPPHRFTLSPETTDCDSNCGDLDSEVSLMLMENEIGANNNCNSIRVVPCMPVLEDGLSSGHASDVDNNSRAPPPPAPAPSIVSAPPPLTHATESTEDQVSKPQIIVENGVKSDVPALSDVDLNNLDPLDFILASRWSMAPPPPAPEAHRGGISVGMIGNEAPACAAALRDIRLALRRARALPPASVRAPEPTPPTLWLPRRRDTSRESVESTERKPASGDDDEADTDLETDRLLGQQRTDDQGFYDEKGWRKGKSQTMSAANTAPSHPPTPPAPPPAPASPPSTPSPGERPEITDTPATDIKHKKDKDSKKKGKNKEVLQNPSVLIEGVLFRARYLGSTQLVCEGQPTKATRMLQAEEAVSRIKAPEGESQPSTEVDLFISTEKIMVLNTDLKEIMMDHALRTISYIADIGDLVVLMARRRFVPHELDDPPKVNRTPKMICHVFESEEAQFIAQSIGQAFQVAYMEFLKANGIEDHSFVKEMDYQEVLNSQEIFGDELQMFAKKEMQKEVVVPKAKGEILGVVIVESGWGSMLPTVVIANLAPSGAAARCGQLNIGDQIIAINGVSLVGLPLSTCQTYIKNSKNQTVVKLTVVPCAPVVEVKIKRPDTKYQLGFSVQNGVICSLLRGGIAERGGVRVGHRIIEINNQSVVAVPHERIVNLLATSVGEILMKTMPTSMFRLLTGQENPVYI, from the exons gataattgaAATTGCCGGAGGTCGTGAGATTTACTCACAGAGTAGAACTAAAGCAATACGGAAAGGTCGACATGCTGGAATCAATCAACGCTCTATCCACCAAAGAGGAGCGAAGCATCGGGGCGACAAAGATACATATgatagtatttatataaatgag ACCAATTTGAATCATCGCAGAGATTCAAGAGATACTGTTTCTCCAGCCCTACTGCCATCCAGTTTTCCTGTACAGCACTCTCCCCCTACTcgtgataaaaaaatatctacaacTATTCCAATACAACCATCGCCGTCTCCACCTCCAATAGAATCTCCACCTCCTCTTACACCTCCAGATGAAGTGCAAGGGTCAAAAGGAAGCCCCATTGCCGTAACAGCTGGAGGAGAATTGGTTGTTTTCGATGACATCGGTGACAGTTGGCAAA GTTTAAGACTTGACTTAGAAAATAGTGAACCCGACATAGACAATGGCATTCAAAGAACAGTCACTGTCGAAAATAGCGTCGATCCAATAATTCCTGTACACAATAACAACGGAAATACGGGAAAATCGTCTCCGATGGAAGATCACAGCGATGAAACGAGCGACGGCAGTTGTAGTAGTGAGGAGCATGATGGTGGACTTGGCAACGGTGTTCAAGAGAATGATGTAGGAAATGGCGCTAGAGTTGCAAGAGTAATCGGAGGTGTACCGATAGCTGAATATGCTGAGTCACCTAGAAGATATGGCCCACCaagaccaggatttcctcaG CGAGTTTTATCTGGTAGTAGTCCATCACCGCCACTTGCAGCTCCACCATGTCTTGCACCATCATCTATGACTTTcgattatttatatgaattttctgAAACTAGGAAAGTCTTAGAAGAATTTTTTAAGTGTCCAAAATCTAATGATATAGACCATGATACTGGTACTCTTGACGATATAAATGATTTTCAG GATTTAGATTACGAACTTCGCCGTCACCAAAAGCGAActgatgatgatataattttgGGCGATGGTGATGTCGGTGAACCTGAAGATGGTGATATAGAAGATGGGGATGAGAGAGCAGACTCTCGAAATGCTGGAAGTTGGTATGTAGGGCAACGCCTTGCTAAACCACGTGTCCCCGCTCATACTATGCAAGATTCACCTCAAACTCGTCACAACCATACAAATTTTTTAGGCTTACAG CAAGATTGTGATCCATATGAACCAGAAGTTAATTTAGTAGAATTATCAGTTGGGACAGGATCGAGTGGTTCAGGTTCGAGAGAAAGACGAGGTGGTGGTATGGGTGGAACAGTGCAGGGAACCATTGGAGTACCCACTCAGCAACCACCTCATCGTTTCACTCTGTCACCTGAAACTACGGATTGCGATTCAAATTGTGGCGATCTCGATAGTGAAGTATCATTGATGCTTATGGAAAATGAAATAG GTGCTAATAATAACTGTAACTCAATACGTGTTGTGCCATGCATGCCCGTACTTGAAGATGGACTTAGCAGTGGTCATGCTTCTGATGTTGACAACAATTCGCGTGCACCTCCACCTCCAGCTCCAGCGCCTTCCATCGTATCAGCTCCTCCCCCATTGACCCATGCAACAGAATCTACAGAAGATCAG gtGTCGAAACCTCAAATTATCGTCGAAAATGGAGTAAAATCAGATGTGCCGGCTCTTTCAGACGTCGATTTAAATAACCTCGATCCACTTG attttattttagctAGTAGATGGTCTATGGCACCACCTCCCCCAGCACCAGAAGCTCATCGCGGAGGCATTAGTGTGGGAATGATAGGAAATGAAGCGCCGGCTTGTGCTGCTGCTCTTAGAGATATTCGCTTGGCATTGCGAAGAGCTCGTGCCCTTCCACCTGCATCAGTTCGTGCTCCTGAACCAACCCCACCCACTTTATGGCTACCGag AAGACGAGACACCTCGAGAGAAAGTGTTGAATCAACTGAACGTAAACCGGCAAGTGGCGATGacg ATGAGGCTGACACAGATTTGGAAACTGATAGGCTACTGGGCCAACAGAGAACTGATGATCAAGGTTTCTATGACGAAAAG GGGTGGAGGAAGGGCAAGTCGCAAACGATGTCAGCGGCAAATACAGCCCCCTCTCACCCCCCAACCCCGCCTGCACCCCCTCCTGCCCCAGCCTCACCCCCTTCCACTCCCTCGCCTGGGGAGCGGCCAGAGATCACCGACACACCCGCCACCGATATCAAACATAAGAAG GATAAAGACAGcaaaaagaaaggaaaaaataaagaag TTCTTCAAAATCCTTCAGTGTTAATAGAAGGAGTGTTATTCAGAGCGCGATATCTTGGCTCAACACAACTTGTATGTGAAGGACAACCGACAAAAGCAACTCGCATGCTGCAGGCTGAAGAAGCAGTAAGTCGAATCAAG GCTCCCGAAGGTGAATCGCAACCTAGTACTGAAGTAGATTTGTTTATTTCGACTGAAAAGATTATGGTGCTCAATACGGACTTAAAAGAAATAATGATGGACCACGCATTGCGCACCATATCTTATATTGCCGATATCGGCGACTTGGTAGTTTTGATGGCGAGGAGGCGTTTCGTACCGCACGAACTAGATGATCCACCTAAAGTTAATCGAACTCCGAAGATGATCTGTCATGTGTTTGAAAGTGAAGAG GCCCAATTCATTGCTCAATCAATAGGACAAGCGTTTCAAGTGGCTTATATGGAATTTTTAAAAGCAAATGGAATCGAAGATCACAGTTTCGTTAAAGAAATGGATTATCAAGAAGTATTGAATAGTCAAGAAATATTCGGTGACGAATTGCAAATGTTTGCTAAGAAGGAAATGCAAAAAGAGGTCGTAGTACCGAAAGCTAAAGGAGAGATTTTAGGAGTCGTCATAGTAGAATCTGGATGGGGATCTATGTTACCGACTGTAGTCATTGCAAATCTAGCTCCATCTGGTGCCGCTGCTCGCTGTGGACAGCTTAACATAG GAGACCAAATAATAGCCATAAATGGAGTCAGTCTGGTTGGATTGCCCCTTTCGACTtgtcaaacatacataaaaaattcaaaaaatcaaaCTGTCGTTAAATTGACCGTGGTGCCTTGCGCTCCCGTGGTGGAGGTGAAGATTAAAAGGCCCGATACTAAATATCAACTTGGTTTCAGCGTACAAAATGGCGTG ATATGCAGTCTTCTTAGAGGTGGTATTGCCGAAAGAGGAGGCGTTCGGGTTGGTCATAGAATTATAGAAATTAACAATCAAAGTGTGGTTGCTGTACCACACGAGCGGATTGTCAACTTATTGGCAACTTCAGTCGGAGAG ATCTTGATGAAAACCATGCCGACATCAATGTTCCGCCTCCTAACGGGCCAAGAAAATCCAGTGTACATTTAA